The genomic stretch TTCCTTCACCCCCAAAAAGAGAAACTAATAGGTTTTGGGATCAGGACAAACCACATTTATGTGATTTTCTGACTGAAGATTCATCAGCCTGCAGTAGTTTACAAGTCTCCATAAACCTTCTTGTGTTTGCCTTATTATATCAATTTGAGCTGGGGTCTCATTTTAGTGTTTCCACTCACACATGTATCGAACAAAACATAAGTGAACCAAGTTGTGAGTATCTTGTTGCTAGTTTGCTGTTGCAGGGCTGGAGGCCGAGGAACTGCGTGTAGCTAGTGACTGTGAGAAAGAGATGGCAACAAGTATGGCTAACAACATTGTCTCTGTGCTGAACCGCTACAGCAAGCTAACTGGTCTAGTGGTCAGCAGCCAAAGATGCAGCTCGGTTGGCATCCCAGCACTCAGTTCGTCGTTAAACCTCTCTCTCGGTAGAATCAAACAAAGCTTTGTATTGTGAGTTGTTTGCAtatcttgtccattattttgTTGCCTTGTCTTATTTTGTGCTCAAAACATTGCATCTGACTCTATTCATGTGTGCTTCATTATTaaattgatcattttgaactgATCACAGGACTGACTCCCGCCTGCCTGACATGCCAATTATTTATGCTAGTGATGCTTTTACATCATTAACAGGTAGTTGTTCTTTGACTGTTAGTACAAGAGATACATTCTAGCAACTTTTTTCAAGTATGTAATATGTGAAACTTCCGATATATTActgatatattttataaattgTTTTCACTGGATCAAGTTAATCAAACTGATTGTGTATACTTGGTGCATGCGCACATAAAACTCATGCCTTTTGGGATTATCATGTGAAAGAAAGAGCAAAATTTCACCCCCTGCAACAGACAGAATCCTGGCATTTTTTATTTAAGATGGGGCTATGGGCTACCTTTTTAATATGTTTCTAAAATGATGTAAAAGTACAGTTTGAAACCTCTGTTTTTGGTGATTTTATTGTGTTGACAGACTTATTAATGCACTTTTGGCATACACCTAAGAGCATCTCAAGAGTTTGGTAAAATAACTTTCTATCtcatttttttagcaaaaagagaaaaaagtctcctccaacagtttggtaaaAGAGGTACTTAAAAATAAATAGTTGTCAAATatcctcttcaactcataaGTTTGCAAAGTAGAGAGAACTCCCTATACCTCTAGTAAAAGATATGATCGTCTCTAGTAAACCAAAAAAACAACAAATAGATGTGGACCCTACTATAAATTTGTAAATTTTAGAAAGCTATTATAGGTTACTGTTGGAGAAGAACAAAATTTAAAgttgttatttcttttattgacTTGCTAGATCTATTAGTTTAGCAAGTAAATTATACCAAACTCCTGGAGAAGCTCTAATGCAGTTTTAATGTAAGTTGTTTAGAGACGATACATTTCTTTCTTTTGTAGTTATGCATGCCAGTAGTTGTGGTTCCTTTGAGTGATGTTTATTTTGGCTAAAGCTTGCCTATGTTGCCAACTTGACATTGGTCCATTACTCTGGTGGCTATGCATTAGATTTCACTAGGAAAGCATTTTTTTACAGGCAGGACTTATGTTGCTCTTAAACTTTTAACTTCTTCAGGTTACTCAAGAGAAGAAATATTGGGCTGTAACTGCAAAGTCTTAAACGGTCCAGGCACTAGCTTGGAGGTTTTAGAGGAGGTGCGGACCAGGATTAAATAGCTTGTATGACCACATTCTCCATAATATTTCTTACTTTTTTAAAATTTCTATTCAAAATTggacgtacagataaatcagcATATTTGTTCTGAGCAGGCATGCACAGTGGATCTACTAAGTTACAGGTGCGTTCATGTGTGTTTGTACTGGTAGCTAACAGCTCAGCAGTTACAGCTTGTAAATAACTTGACAGAAGTTTTGTTGCCTCTGCTTTCTATCAGGAAAGATGGAAGTTCGTTCTGTGATCTTCTACATGTATCTCCTATCCGAGATGCTTCAGGCAAGGTTCGCTTACATCTTTCTCAGGTCTTTCCTGAAAGAAGCTGCTCCTCAGATGAACCAAACGTTTACTACACAATTGTTATGTTTGTGTACTATGAAGCTCTAAAGTAGAATAGTTtgcagtttgctatcagtcagATATTCCTCTCTTGCAGGAGACTGACTTCATAACCTATGCAGGTTGCCTTTCATATCTGGGTTCACCTTGACATGGGTGCAAAGCACGAGTTTAATGGGTTGGTCCCTGAAGTATGGCTGCTTGGTGCTGTTGGAGCGGTGAGGGTTGCTGTGAGAGGCTTGTCGGCGTCAGGTAGCCTGTTGAGACCATCCCAATAGGAGTTAGTTTTCTTGCCATTTCATGACACGTCGGCCGGCCTTCCAATGTACATTGATGCTTGCTATTGTATGTAAAGTAACTGGTTAGCATAACAAAGAAAACAAGTTCATTTGAAGGAAAAATTCATGGTAAATACACGATGTTGTTGTGATTATGTAACCATGTGGAATGAAGTAAAGAAGAGGAAATAGAAGCTGCAGAAATTCTTCAATTCCATTGTTTATTTTCATGTACCCAATTACTTGGTTCGTTTGACACAGACTGCATTAAGTTGAAGTGTGGCTTAGTTTTGACCTCACAATTTTTGTGGTCAGCTGATAGCTGACTGTTCATGCACATTACAGTAGTAAGGTTGGATGTAAACTAGTAGGAGAAAATTTCATTTGTCCTATTGTATTTAAAGTAACTGCTTAGCATAACAAAGAAAATGAGTTCATTTTGAAGGAACATTCATGGTAAATACGCGATGTTGTTGTGATTATGTAACCATGTGGAATGAAGTAAAGAAAAGGAAATAGAAGCTGTAGTGATTCTTCAATTTCATAGTTAGTTTTCATGTACCCAATTACTTGAATTGGTTCGCTTGACACAGACTGCATTAAGCTGAACTGTGGCGCAGTTTTGACCTCACAAAGTTTTGTGGTCAGTTGATAGCGGACTGTTCATGCACAGTACAGTACTAAGTTTGGGTGTAAATTAGGAGATAATTTCATTTGTCTGGAACTGAACTTCCGAACTCCACAGAATTTGATTTTTATTAGGAATTTTGACATCACAAATTTTGTGGTCACTTGGTAACCAACTGCTCATGCACGGTACAGTAGTAAAAGTTTGGGTGTACGTAGGAGAGAATCTGATTTGTCTGGAGCTGAGCTTCCGAAGTCCACAGAATTTGATTTTTATCTGGAATGTATGATTATGACGGCAACGGAGGCTAATATTATCTGAAAATGACCTGCCCTGCATCTGTATCTGTATAGGCTGCCAGGCTTCAACAATGACATCCTAATCTTATCTCTAAAAACTCTTGTGTCCGATACACTGGCACGAGCCACGAGTGTAGCGGTCCGCAGCCTCTGCAACCGTATTCATACGCAGTACGTGAAGGTTCGGACATTTGTGGTAGCTCACCACATCACTGTCAACAACTGACACGTGACgatactactagtactaataGCAGTTAGTTAGGCCAAGCTAGCTAATCCTTCTGCCACCTCTTAACTCGCTTCTCATATCCATGCTTGGTGTGAAACGAGAGGCTCTAGAGATGAGGACGCCGAGATATTTCGTCAGCCTAAACAACGGCGTGCTCGCCCGCCCTCCCGCCGCCGATGGCAGAGCCGTCGGCGTACGATCGATGGCATGCAGCTGCCGCGAACTCACccaacgccttgtttagttccgaaaactgaaaagttttcggaactgtagcactttcgtttgtttgtggtaaatattgtccaatcatagactaactaggctcaaaagattcgtctcgtgatttacagtcaaactgtgtgattagtttttattttcgtctatatttaatgcttcatgtatgagccgcaagattcgatgtgacagggaatcttgaaaatttttttgatttcggggtgaactaaacaagccccaaGTAGACGCACGAGCGAACAGAgcctcggcgccgccgccgtctctgTCGCGTAGTACGTCTGGCGAGCCCTGCGTGTGGTGGTCATGGGTTGTCTCGCCGGAAACGGACGCGACGCCGCGGTTTGCACCACAGAAACGTTCCCGAGGTCACGGTCCTGGCCGGGTGTGTCGCTCTGCCGCCGAGGACGGACGCCACTAACGGCGAGGTCGCTAGCTGCGATGTCGTACGTCCGGCCAGGCAGGCACGCCCGGTCACCGTCCTTGGTGACGGTAacgttttcttttttcttgacCCAGCTGATGCTAACGTTTTTGCTGTTGTGGAGAGCAGAGGTCGTTAGCATTGGGCACCGTTGGAGATGGTGTCGAACGAACGTACGGCTAGCTAGCGACCTAGCGTGAATTTTTATATGAGGTCCGACAAAATTTTtcgagatttcccgtcacatcgaatcttgcggcacatgcatgaagcattaaatatagacgaaaacaaaaactaatttcgcagtttacctgtaaatcacgagacgaatcttttgatcctagttagtctatgattggataatatttgccacaaacaaacgaaagtgctacagtagcgaaatccaaaaattttctcaaactaaacaaggccaaaatggTAGATATATAGCCTGGTAGACGTAGACCGTTTGTGCGATTCCGCGGCAGCACATTGACACAAGTGTTGCTTACCTTACCTGACCTGTCGAGCTGTAACTAGCCAGCAAGCGAATGTCGTCGTCGTCCTGTGCCGCCGAGGGAGCAAAACAGTCCGCCCCTTGTCATGCCCGTGCAATCTCTGCCGGAGAAGCAAcggcatatacatatatatatatatatacatgcgaGTTGCGAGTTGCGAACGTGACGTGACCGTGACATCCGCCGGGTGCGTACAAAGCCGCCGACGAGCGATGACAGGCACCGGCTGGCTAACctctcgatcgatcgatccaCCAGCCGTCGTCTGGCTCAGGCGCTCGCGGTCAGGCCCAGGCCGGCCGCCGCCGACGGGGACGGAAACGGAACGAAGGAGCCGGGAAAACGGCCAGCCGGCCGCGTGATTGGCGGCGGCTAGCTCCAGCTGGCGGGTCACGTACGGTGgcagcgcgccgccgccgcctgctgccCGCCTAGGACTAGGACAGGGAGACGTCGTCGTGGCGGCCTCGGTGTCGCTGCTGCCTGCCCGTGCCTTCCCCTGTACGGGGTGCGGCGCCTTGAGCACGCCGCGGCGACTGGCCGGCCGGGACAGGGTCGCGACTCGCGTGGCCCAGGTGGCACGCTTGCATTGGGTTGGGCTGCATGCGTGCTGCTGGAATACAAGGGGCCGAGTCTGTAGTGAATCAAAATATACGAAGTTTGATTACATTTATGTTTTTCGCTAAAAAACGATGACTGAAAGTAATATTTGCTggttattgtaagagaaaaacactactgaatgaCTGACAAATTCAACAGATTAGTTTTACATCCCTGCTTCGGAAGAACCAAGGGAGTAGTAGTTTAGTTAGTCGATGAAGTTGTGTTAGGGCTTTTGCTAACAAGGAAATTTCTTGCTATCATATGAGGAGCCGCCAATCCAGCTCACAAGACTAGCCAGCCAGTCAAGGCTAAGCTTGCCGGAACTGAACTGacccgggccttgtttagtttcagaactattttgcaaaattattaaaattctttgttatatcaaatcttgcggtaattaattgtacagtgtaatttacgagacaaatcttttaaatctagttagtattATACATAGCTAGACaacaattattaaatacaaacgaaaatgctaaagtagtattttgcaaaaaaaaatagcaACCAAACAAGACCCCAACCTGTCTCTGTCCAGCGTGTACAAGCTCTTCGAGCTCGATCAGTGCCTCAGTCCTTCCATCCCACATGTACACACACATCCACTAAACCCGATCGGTATCGGACTATCGGTCCAGCAACTAATTAATAACGCACGTGCCTCttcattttctctctttttcccAATTATTACTCTGGGCCTGGGATGCATGGATCGAAGAGCGCGGTGGCACTGACTAGGTGCCTGCCCCCGGCCATGCACTCGCTTGACGTGGCGGCGCACAGCGGCGGCTGGGTTCTGGCTAACGATGCATAGTACTGTACCTCGACGGCGACGTCGTCGACGACTCTCACGTTTTCTTTGCGCTTGCTACCTCGCCGGCCGGTTCGCGGCATTCGCCATACATGGAAAAGGTGGCTACGCAACTTTGCTCTCTCTCACAAGTATATTTTGTTATTATCCACACCGCTCAGTCTTAGTGAGGATTGCATGTTACAATTTTCAACCCATTTATTAGATTTTAGAAATAGTATGAAACTTTCTCTACTTATATAAAACTCATATtatctctttttattttattataataATATGTTATATCAGTATAATTAACATTTGATGAAACTTTATTAAGAC from Sorghum bicolor cultivar BTx623 chromosome 3, Sorghum_bicolor_NCBIv3, whole genome shotgun sequence encodes the following:
- the LOC8078743 gene encoding protein TWIN LOV 1 isoform X2, translating into MAATSGAPVPDDNGHGRLASSLTARYSDWVLEALDELPGSFLLTDPALPGHPIVYASGGLAALTGYAPRDVLGRNARLFQGAATDRAAVAGVREAVRAHRAHQAALLNYRRDGAPHWVLLHLAPVFHARDGTLLHFLAVQVPIAPAAATRGATCHATGHLLAACRDEASRVAEDFPCSTHAAKVFVDMDKRGLEAEELRVASDCEKEMATSMANNIVSVLNRYSKLTGLVVSSQRCSSVGIPALSSSLNLSLGRIKQSFVLTDSRLPDMPIIYASDAFTSLTGYSREEILGCNCKVLNGPGTSLEVLEEACTVDLLSYRKDGSSFCDLLHVSPIRDASGKVAFHIWVHLDMGAKHEFNGLVPEVWLLGAVGAVRVAVRGLSASGSLLRPSQ
- the LOC8078743 gene encoding protein TWIN LOV 1 isoform X1 encodes the protein MAATSGAPVPDDNGHGRLASSLTARYSDWVLEALDELPGSFLLTDPALPGHPIVYASGGLAALTGYAPRDVLGRNARLFQGAATDRAAVAGVREAVRAHRAHQAALLNYRRDGAPHWVLLHLAPVFHARDGTLLHFLAVQVPIAPAAATRGATCHATGHLLAACRDEASRVAEDFPCSTHAAKVFVDMDKRGLEAEELRVASDCEKEMATSMANNIVSVLNRYSKLTGLVVSSQRCSSVGIPALSSSLNLSLGRIKQSFVLTDSRLPDMPIIYASDAFTSLTGYSREEILGCNCKVLNGPGTSLEVLEEINQHICSEQACTVDLLSYRKDGSSFCDLLHVSPIRDASGKVAFHIWVHLDMGAKHEFNGLVPEVWLLGAVGAVRVAVRGLSASGSLLRPSQ